The Ziziphus jujuba cultivar Dongzao chromosome 1, ASM3175591v1 genome segment gaaaattttaacctttttttattttttattttttatttttaaattatttgggcttccccacccccccccccccccccccccccccccccccccaagtTTGATGGGTTTTAGAAAATCTGAGATGGGGTTTGTTTGGCTTTGTGAATTGCAGGTTTTAGAACAGGAATTAGGACTGGAATTTCTGATGGGGAAGGGTTCGAAGAGCAATTGCAAGTCGGCATCGCACAAGCTCTTCAAGGACAAAGCGAAAAATCGTGTGGATGACCTGCAAAGTATGTTCATGGACCTGCAATTTGCAAGGAAAGAAAGCCGCACGAGTGATGCGGCGGTCTTGGAAGAACAAGTCCATCAGATGCTCCGTGAATGGAAAGCGGAGCTCAACGATCCCTCTCCAGCATCGTCTTTGCAACAAGTCAGCATCCCTTCTCGGTTTATTTGCTTTCCGAATGCTTTTTTTCCTAATTACATGTGCCAACTAGTTAGTGCATTGATGTTTGTCGTATACTACTAATTTGTGTAAGTAAATTGTGTAAATTGTCTTCAAAGCATATTAGTTCTGAATTGTGTAATCATGCTTTATTAAAAGGTCCCTGATTGTGAATTATGGTATTTATGGATGACTGTAGGCTGGTAGTCTTGGGTCTTTCTCTTCCGACATTTGTCGGTTGTTGCAGCTTTGCGAGGAGGAAGATGACGCCACTAGTCCATTGGCTGCACCAAAGCCTGAGCCTAACGATCAAGGCTTCCAAGTCGGAGAAAGCGTGGTTTTTAATAATGAGGTAgaatttattcttttcttttttttgtaaatatccCATTGGTTGTATATAAGGTATTTTGTTTGCTTAATCTTTGTTGATTCTGATAAATTCCAGAGGAGTAcaagatatataatttatatgaattAGTTTCAAAGTTTTTGTGAGCCTAAAATGAGCTTGGTATTCGATTTGTTTATATATCAGTTGTTACTTATCATATGTCAGTTTGTCAAATACGATTAATTTATCTTTAATACAGAaagtgaaattaaaattttatgttttaaaatgtgtctttatcatgttttatttgttttttattatgatttgtTTGTTTCTGGAGAGATGATGATTGAAAGTGCCCCTTTTTCATAGTGTCTCTGAGATATATGGCAATAGTCCGTTGTTAATTTTGATAACATTTGGGataacttgagcactcaccaaAGAGGCATACTCTAATCTACAATTTCAATCGAGTATGAATCCCACTTACAATTTGTATCATCTTGTGGGTTGGTTATCTCTTTATACCTCTAGGGGAATTTCAAGTTGTGCTGTTGATGTTGTAAGGGTACTTCTAGAAGAATACCATATTATATTGGATATTTTAACAAGTATCCAGTACAAAGTACTTACCTATACGGTCTTGACAAATTATCATTAGGCTTTGTGAATGCCATTTTAACTTTTGCTTTGCTGATACATATTAGGTACTCTTGAATCAAAATTGAATACAACTTGATCGTTAGGGCATAATCTCTTTTATATATGACTTTTTAGCTTATTAAAACACAGGGCTCCTGGCATATGCTTTGCCTAGTATTTAAACTGAGAATACTTTTATAAATGGCTAATATAACCTGGCTGGAGTTGAAATTGGCTAATGAAAACTTGTGCACAGACATGTTACGTGCTGGTGAACTTGTTCGGTTCGGTTTGCTACATACAtcaggcattttttttttttttttttgggatacatCCTTGTCTTGCTGTAGAAGTCTTCAGAATAGTTGGAAGAGTAGGAAAATGCTATGAGACACTTTCTTCCCTTGGGGAAGAATCTATAtccttgtgtgtgtgtgtgtgtgtgtccgTGTGTGTCTGTGCACATAATGAATCTTGGTTTTGTCTGGAGGTTTTCACTTATCTTTTCCACGCAATCTATGATCATAGATGCTTAATATACTGGAGGGTTGTGAGTGGGAACTTATCagttattgtaatttttatgtTTCAGGGGTTTAGCATGAATCAGGTGCAACAGGAACATGACTTTCCACTGGTTGAATGCAAAAACTCTACCTCAGGGGTTGGCAATGTTGCAGTTCACAATATGGAAGGGGCTAATAGTTTAGACTTTCAGCAGTTTGATATGCATCAAGACTTTGGGAACCACTACTATACTGGTTTTAGTGGTACAGGTTTGTGTGCGGAGGATGGGTTGCCTCATATTTCTAGCTATCTACCTAGTATGTGTCCTCCGCCTTCTGCTTTCTTGGGCCCAAAATGTGCACTTTGGGATTGTCCAAGGCCTGCCCAAGGATTGGACTGGTGTCAAGACTATTGCAGTAGCTTTCATGCTGGTCTGGCATTGAATGAAGGACCACCTGGCATGGGTCCAGTCCTACGACCTGGAGGCATAGGCCTGAAGGATGCATTACTCTTCGCTGCACTCGGTGCTAAGGCGCAAGGAAAAGATGTTGGTATCCCAGAGTGTGAGGGAGCTGCAACTGCAAAATCTCCATGGAATGCACCGGGTAAGTTCATTTTGAGTTGCTTTTAAATTGATTTcctttggaatttttttaaattaaaaatatctgtTGAGCTGGAAAGATTTTGAAGTAACTGATGATTTCTATTATTGTTTGATTTGgctaattaattatgttatatGGCAACAGAACTTTTTGATCTATCAGTTCTGGATGGGGAAACAATTAGGGAGTGGCTCTTTTTTGACAAGCCTCGAAGAGCATTTGAGAGTGGTAACAGAAAGCAGAGGTCATTGCCAGATTACAATGGAAGAGGCTGGCATGAGTCTAGGAAGCAAGTGATGAATGAACATGGAGGGCTGAAGAGATCTTACTATATGGATCCACAACCCTTGAGCAATTTTGAATGGCACCTTTATGAGTATGAGATCAACAAGTGCGATGCATGCGCATTATATCGATTAGAATTGAAACTTGCTGATGGGAAGAAAGGCTCCAAGGGGAAAATAACAAATGATTCAGTTGCTGATCTGCAAAAGCAGATGGGAAGACTTTCTGCTGAGTTCCCTGCTGAGAACAAACGCTCTGTTAAGGGAAGAACCAAAGTTAATGCAAAGGTTGGTGCGGAAAATGTTTATTCAGCTCCAAATCGTGTGGGAGCAGCTAATGGGATGTATGATACCGGGCTAGGTGCATCATACGATTATTATGTGGAAAATATAGGTGAGTATTACCTGACATGACTGAGgaaacttggatgagcatggAATAAGCTTCATGTCGCTAGTTTGGCTTATATTAGGCGGTGGTGGGGTCTTCGTGTTATCACCTAATTGGCTCAATCTTcagtttttatggttttttgttttctttttttatctttgatAACATGAAGTCAAGCTCATTTTTGGCTCGATGAAGATAATGTGAATAGCTCATTCTCGCATGGAAGTTACTGCATTATTGACACCGGAGCATGTCCTAACCTCTTGGAGATGGTTACACTTAGAAGTCACCATTTAGCCTTGGTAAATTCTTATTACTAATTAAGAAATGGTGAACGCTAGAAGCCGATAGTGTCACCAGACTACTTTTACAGTATAGCCTGACTCCTGAGGTCTCAAACATTTTACTAGCGTTGTAGGAAGTTTGAAGTCTATGTCCATGAATGACAATATCTGCAATGTGTCTGGGTTATTGGGTATATAATGTTATCTATTTCTAGGCCTTAGGAGTAAATTTTGGAGGGTTTTTTGGTTCTCCCAGCTATCAACCAAATATATGTAATGAATGACAGTTTCGCCGTCCATCTTTTTCTGCTTTTGGATGttgtattctttttcttttgctaaataATTAGTctatctaaaataataataataataataaaaataaaaataaaaagaagaagaagaaaagagaagaaaaaattacTGCATGTTcatgtttaaatataaattgGTTGGAGAGACTTGGGGGAACTTCTATTAAAACTTAATGAATCATATTTGCCACAATTGCCTGTTATCAAAGCAAAGGAAATGAAATTCCTCTTTTAACTCTCGGTTGTTTTGCAGGACGTGCATTGTAGTTTAGTCTTTCGATGCGCAGGCTGTATTTAGTGCTTCCACTTGATCTGTCACTCTCTTTAAGATGATTTTTCATTCATTAATTTCCAACTTCACTAGAAGTAGACCTAACAggtcaccaaaaaataaaagaaaagtttaGACCTAACAATTATGTGCTGGTGTACATGTATTGTGATATTAATACATATTGGTAATTTAGACTCAAAAACTAATAACATTTTTGAGACTACACCAGCACATATAGGTAATTTCCTTGTGTCCTGGCCCTTTCCAGCCATGATCTGAATACAACTATATGTTAAACTTTGATACAAACACattgcatatataatatatgcatacTGTCAATACAAATACATTGGAGTTCTTAGCAAAAAGAGACATTGGAGTTGTTCTAAAGTGGCTTCCTTCTTGGTTCTTAGGTAGATACTATTCTATCAGTTTATCAAAACTACTAGTTCTATCGAGTATAACCAAGAACTAGTCCTCTCCTACCAGCAACATGCTTGAACATATGAGATATTCTAATATCGCAACTGCTTTTTCCCATTGATAACGTTGTGTTCTAAGCAGCATTATCTTCAAGGTTGTTAACCCGTTCACACTCATCAATAATCCATTGCTCTATTTCCTAAGTTTCATGATACAATAATACAACCTTACCAACGAAATCAATCCTCAATCATCTTCTGagttaaaacaaaacaaaaaatcaaaatcaaaaaaatcaaaatttttatttcctcTCGTTTCTTGACAGCCAAACAAACAAATTTACCAATTGACGACTCAGCTAAGCCAGACGATTGAACCCCTAACTTCCAGACCAACAGCacgacagagacagagacagagacagagacagagacagagacagaagACACAGCAATTCGTCAATGTCACAAATTGTAATGCCAGGGAGGGAGTGTAGCGTCTTAAAACAGGAGGCAGTCGTAACTCATATGGGTATTAAGTGAAAACGCCGCAACGGTTCGTTATTCAAGCCCAGGTCCATTATTAACACTAGCCCAATCAAAAACAAAGCCCAACCAAactaaaggaaaagaaaaagaaaaagaaagaaagagctggcagagagaagaagaaaaaccccTAAACCAGCAATGCGCTGGGTGTTAGAATTTCGATGGCCGTTGTTTATATTTCCCTCCAAACCCCTCTCCTTCCCTTCCGACCACCCCATTGCTCTCATTTCCCCAAATCCCGCACCATCTTTCCCATTCTGCCCCTCACAAACCCCCGAAATCTCCTCCCTCTCCTTGCCCGTTCTTCTCCCAAGGCCGTCCCAACCACAGAACAAGAGGTCCTTCGGGCCGTGGCAGAGTCCGACGACAACAGCCTCCCTATCTTGAGAACTTATGAAAATGACTTGGCGCGGCTCACTCTCGTTGGAGCTGCCGATTTTGAGCAGGCTTTGACTGCTGCTGCAGCCGACGGAGGCCAAGCTGCCTCCGAGCACATTGACTCTGGCATGCCTGCCATGGTCGTGGAAACCGTATATCCTGGCCCTTCGGATCAGCATAGCACCGTCTCCACCCGGTTGGTAAGCTCATTTTCACAAGTCCATGGAGGTTTCTATATACCCAATGTTTATGCTTATAGGATAATCCATGAAAATTGTGTTTGTTCAACCTAAGCtttgctgttttctttttctgtcaTTGATTATTACTggtgttttttttcttcgtttttttCGACAGTTCCTTCCTGCCACAAAAGTTAAAGAAAAAGCCAGTAAGCTGAGAAGCTCCATTGCTGAAGATATTTTGTCTAGTACGCCTTCTAGAAATATACTTGCCATGACTTTCAGACAAGTAGTGTTGCAACAGCTTTGGGACTttgaaattgttatttttagacCTGGAACAGAGAGAAATATGGATGACCTTGAAAACCCAAGAGAGGTTTGTTGATTTTAACCCTTGTTTGTAATTGAAATTGTAATGCCCCAGCGTAATGACATATGCATCTCATTCTTGTAAAATGTAATATCATAGTAATTTCTGTCCTGCAGGTACCTCATGATACTGATGGCTTCAGTTCTCTTATGCATTTCCTATCAGCAGGTTACTGCATCGTTCACCCTTAGCTCATCCGATGAACGGGTATTCTCTGCGCTTGCAGAAGCTGTCTGCATCTCTGCTCTTCAGAGTACTGAAAGGAATTTCCTTCACAATTATCTGGGAAAAGCTTCAAGTGGTTTATTCAATTGGTTTCAAAAGACTAGGAGGATTGCATCAAGCGATTCTTCAGTGATCATTTACGATATATTCGAAGACAGGATCATTGAAAATGCCAAGATTCTACTAGAAGATTTTAATTTAACCAAGGAACATTTTGTACCTCAAAGAAACAAACCTAAGTTCTATTCGTGGACACCATCTGCACACTCTAAGTTGGAAAAGATTGGCGGTCCTGATTTTAGTGCTTGGACAAGTGAATATATTCCCGCATACAGGCTGCAAATTGATGCTGATCGACTTAGAAATGTAAAATTTGAAGGATGGAGAAAATCTGCACAGAATAGGTGGGAAGTCCTTTTGACACACTCCCAAATGGTACTTTACTGTTTCCTTGTGTCTTTTGTCTTCTGGCTTTTGATGGTAATTTTATTTAGTCTTTCTGATTTAGTTAAATTTCTCTCTTGATAACAATTTGAAATACTGAATGTGGAAAGGACAaatattttgtgtttatttaATTCTAGGTATACACTGTAATCATATAACAAACGAAATACAATGTTGTATTACATAATGAACTGATGCTATTATTATTGTGACCCTATTTGTAAATTTGCAGGTTGGTTTGGCAGACATTGTAGATATGTATTATGAGGATATCTATACACTACCCAACAAAGAACTAGCTTGTGGTGTGATTGCAAATTTTACTAATTTGTCTAATAAAAAGGTACTCTGATGCAAGTTCCTTCGCCCCcgcctttctctttttctccccTCTTTTTATAAATTGGTTCTCGAATTCTTGGTTGTATATAGTTAAGTATATATGAGAGTATCTCTTCAACTTATGGATAGTTTAATAATGATTGGTAAATAGTAGTGGAATTGGGAATGGTAGGTAGTAATTGATAGTTggctatttattaatttgtttggaaaaaGAATTGGCTAAATTTTCTATCTTTTATTAGTGGAGACGTGGTATATAAGTGGAAGGGAAACATATAATCTCTCGTAGTTAACCATATATGACATGCTGGGGATGCTTATTCTAGTAAAACAATTctcatttattcaaattgttatTTATCTAACATGACTCagttctaattattattcttaaccTTATAATTTTCCATTCTCTGTCTCTCTCCaatgttttctctttcttttatttttcaaatttgcatAATGCATTTAATGTTTATTTCGTTGGAGATTGTCTAAATGGTTCCATTTATTTCAGAGGAGCTCTATCTTGTTGAAAATGCTCTCTGTCACCCTTGCAAGTGGAATTTTTCTGATAGCAATTAGCGCACTTGGTCAAATTTGTTTGCCTCAACTTCACAAGTTTGGAAAGCAAACTGGAGAATATAGGCCTCTTCCATCGTCTGACGTTGATGGTTCACTGCATGAGTCTCTAAATACAGCTGAGGTATGGTACACCATATATTGATGAGATacatatagaattcaaattattaTGGTTTAAGTGCATGGATTGTCATGGGCAGTTAGTGCCAATTTTTACTTGAGGCCACCGCAGCCAATTTGGCAGTTTTCACtaaggaaactaaaatatagCTGTTGTGGTATAGTGATATGTACATCCATGTACATCTCTTGAACTAAATTACTCTCTTTTGATAAGTATGTTTCacacataattttatatataatttctagaGTTGCCTTAATTTACGTGAGGCTTTCTGTTTGGTGGTTGGTTCTTTAACATATTTAGCCTTATGTCTCTTGATTGTTGGCAGTCCTTTTGCCTGTATTAGTAAATTTAGTTACACCTTCTTAATGCCtgtgtaatatttttgtattgtttTCTTTATAGATTGacaaaattatgtattttcacCTGCAATCTAAAGTTACACAATTGGACACTAcagatttgtatatttttaaagtcCACTTATGCATTACACTCCTTGGAGGGGGGAAATGTTTTTAACTGGAAATTTCTGAtcctaaatattattttacatattaCATAACAATACAGATAGCAGAGTCAGAATCTGAATGATCTACCGTGTAATGCTTTATGGATGATCAATTAGTCAATTATGGGGTTCCTATGCATGTAAGATTGagtctttttgtttatttagatAGTAAGGTTATAATTGACGTGTTGAGTAAACAATTATTTGGATGTGGGATAGTTTTTCAATTATACAATTAAAATCTAGTAATTGGAATTTGGAATTTATTTGGACAGTTGGAAGCATTTTGCACCTCAGTTGTCAAAAGGATAAAGGATGCTTTAGGTTGGTCCGGTGAGATAATTGCAGAATCAAATGTGGGTGTCTGGACTGGCAAATTACCAAGTTACTTGAGGATGGTAGTTGAAGATAATTCTAGTAATGAAGACATTTCAACTATTTCTTCCTCCTCAGAGAATATTGATGCAGAAATGAAGACATCAGCACAGGATATTGCCACATATCAGGTAGTTCATGTGTACTTTTCTACGCATCATCACTCAAACATTGATACAAAATATAATCCTTACTTGACTTCTATTATGGATTGAAAAATTGGGTTTACTTAGCTGTATTATGTCTAATTTAATTTAGACAACATAACTTATTATTGTGTAGTGATTATGTCTAATTTAATTTGAACAGCATATCTTATTATTGTGGAGTGAAGTGTCAGAAAATTTCAACTTTGTATACAATAAGATTGCATGGGTTTTAATCTTGCAATCATGGTAACTATCATTTAGGGTTGTGGATCTTCTCAAATTAAAGTTTAAGTTCAACAAAATGACACATAAGGTTTTCAATGAATGACCGGTCCATCGTTCTGCTTATATACTTTAGTTCACGTATCTTGCTCATGTCTTCTCTCTTTTCCTGTTGTCATAGGTTGTTCTGTCAGcagatggaaaaattatcggGTTCCAACCTATGAGCCGTGTGGCTGTCAATCAGTGGGCTGCCAATCCCTTAGCAGCGGAATTATATGGTGGGAAAAAACTTTCCCCTGGTAAGTGCTATTTcgtttttcttatttgtttttgtgtcatGCGCTGTCActtagttgatttttttttttttttttttttttttgggttctctcTCTTCACTTTTGGCTTTTATGAAAGCAGGTCTGATTGAACGTAGTCTCAAGGTCCCCCAGCCTAGAGACATAGTTGTCATAGAGTTGTTGATGTCAGTGAAACCGGATGGCTATTTTGCTTTGGCCAGGCCAGTTCGATGATACTGGTTGCTTAAAAAGTCATCAACGGAGCTACTGGGAAAAAATATTGGATAACGTAGGAGTAGAAGCCCGAAAATTTGACTTGCGTTCTGTACGAATTTCCCTGGAAAAAGCTACCTAAACCTCATGCATAACGTGGCTCATCGGGAGGTAATTTCGAATGATTAGATGGCTGTGCCGAAACACGCTGCTGAACAAAAAGATTCTTTTTATGTGGGAGGAGGAACCTCGTCTTTCTTGTGATGGTTCGATGGTAATGGGAGCAGCATCAATACATTATTTTTGGGTTCACATATTTGTACTTTTTAAGGACAAAAACGTATTCAAACACATTTTACTTCTACTGGTATCAAAGACGAAgattttaccaaaacaaaatgTATCAAAAGCCTATGGCCAAAAAGAGACTATCTGTGTTTAGATTAGAGTTAGATTGGTTGTAGATAATAGTCCTGGAAAAGCAATGTTGACTTCTACATGGTCGTTAATTTCAAGCATTTTGTCATCTCTCTCTCGGTGTCTCTCCTGTTTATTTTAACGTACCCATTAAAAGCTGACTCGAGGAATCGCTACGATTGAAAATGGAGTGTTGTGCGAACGACGGAGGgagtttcttttaaaataaatgtttgtgttaaaaaaaaaaaaaagacggtgggacaaaaaaaatatataaacacaaaTTGGAAACTGTTGTTTATGTATTAGAGTCTAATGATATTGTGAGATAAACGCAAAACCTGGAAACCAAgtaaagtatttttcttttggctATTTTGTCTTTGATTTTGGAAGATAGACATGAGTGGTGCTTGGGGCAGGTGGCAAAAATGGAATAGTAGCAAATTCGAGTGGGTGAGCACTTTGCTTGAGCAAAAGCCTTTGCAGTTTGCAACGAGCAAAGGAGTCTTGGTTCTGGGACTGAGAGGCTGCCAAAACTATCAATCAGTACCCGAAAATGAGTGACCCTCGAAACCCAAATCCTCCTCCAACTCCATCTACTTCTACTTCCActaaaattccaaataaaatcaACAACGGCCATGCCAACGCCAACACCAGCTTCAATGGACAGAAGGTTCATTTTCCGAATCCGCCCGACCCGACCAACCCTGACCCGGCAACTCTGAGGGAGCAATGGAGGTTCGCCATAAAGCAGTACAGCAGATGGTACGCTCACGCATGGGGAACTGCGATTCTTGCAGGGGTCTCCTTCTTTGCCCTTGGTTGGATCATCAAGGGCTCCAATCCTCTCCCCTCTTTCCGCCACGACGACAATTCCtctccctcttcttcttcttcttcttcttcttcttcatcttcatctgttGACGACACCCACAAACCCCACCGTTCATGATTTTCCCCTTCTGGGTTTGGTGAGTTTTTCTTTCGATTCCGTGGGTGGGTCTTGTATCCCTTGTTCTGTTaccatttttctttattcttgtCTTTCAGAACTTGAatctctttttgttttcatgTTATGTTTGTTCTAACAGTGTGGTGGAATCAGTCCCCTTCAGAATTTGCATAGATTTGAATTGGTATTTTGGCAAATGTTTTACGATTTTGAATAATTGAAACTTTGAAACATTGGTCTGAATAAATGGTTCCCAAATTTCGTACGGTTGTTTATGAGCATAAACATCCTAATATTCAGGCATTAACCATAAACTGACAATGATTTCTGTATCGCCTATGCAAGTTGATTATCACATTAACACATTAGACCCTAGCATTTGAATAAGCACTCCATCCTTGGTTCTCAACTGCTTTTTACCGCTAGTGACTAAAAAACATTTATTGGTAGTAGAAATTCTCTGCAGCTTTATCTGCTTCCCTTCCCCATCTGAATTTGGGTTCCAGGAAATACGTGGCAAATACATAAAACTCTGCTTTATTGCAAATTTTAACCATTTCTTGATTACGAAAATGTGTTTCTTCGACATGGCTGTCCATCTTATATGTCTTGCTTATGAAGAACATGCTAATTATTGCAGATGCAACATCAGTAAGGAGGAAGACTTGGCTATTCCAACCACAGGTGTAACGGCTAGAACTTTTGtctggttttggttttggttcaTAGTGCATTGCAAGTGTTCTAATATACTTTCATCTAAATAACAGACTTCATCTGTATGTTTGTGGAGCACCATCGGATATGCTGTAAATATTACGCTGTgccttctttatttttattttttattttttgtttttttgttttgacgcCTTGAAGAGGCTGATGGATGTTACAGTTTGCATTCTGGACTTTAGTTATTGTATTCTATAAactcaaaacaataataaatacatGGTCTGGTTGCTTTACCGTTTGCAAGTGAAAGatggtgtatatttatttataacaaaAACAATGGTTTAGAAAATCTTCAAATAACAATTGCCATGTTGATGTTGCCAGTTTTTTGGGCTACGTATGGTGGATTGTAGGAAAATTGGTATATACCAGTAGTAGCAATATCAAGCAAGCTTGTTATTACCAAAAACATAATCAAGCttgtattcaccaaaaaagagaGTCAAGCTACAAAAAATCAATCTAAGAAGATATCGATAAATCCCTGTAGTAAGAATTTAGGCGTGTCCATTAATGCTTGCATGACTTGCTATTCTCGATGGTTATTTGCTGCCATCTATTTACTAGGACGGCAGCAATGACCAGAACATTGAAACAGATCTTAAATAATATACCATTTTAGTTAGAATATCCATTGGcaatatatgttaaataatgTACCATTTTAGTTGGAATATCCATTGGCAATACCAACACTCGTGTATCAACAAAATTTATAGATACAATGGCAAAAGCAtcaaatttacttaaaaaacaGAATTTTTATCTAGGAGCATAAACGGCAAGCGGATAAGTGTTAACTAGAATCTGAAAATGGTAGTAAAACATTTTAGTGCCCGATCCATCATGACAAAAAACACGAAATTTCAAAAGCATAAAACACTAAATGCagcttataaattaataatatacatCCAATTGTGGGGAAACTCGACTATTTTCACTTTCCTGTTCTGCCTGTGAAATTCAAAATAATGATAATGTAAACACGAGAGTTAATGTAATCAAACTTAATGTAAGAAAGAAGAGTAACATGAATACACAAAGGGTGAAGAAGGTAGTTCAAATTGCATCAAAGAAAGAACTTGGCACATATTTCATAATCCTACTACATCTTTCAGCTAACGTAGACAAGTTTTCGAGTATTCAAAGCACAACATTCGGACAGCTCATTTTCAGTTGAAGTAGCATTTCCATGGAATCAAGGTCAACCTCTATATAGACATATGGCCTGCAACATCAACAAATTTAAACCTTTTGAGTCGTAATTACGTGGAGCAACATCCAACTTTCTTCACTGCTGATACATCATCCTTGGTTCCAACATTGATAGTCTGTCCTTTGGGCAACGCTGCTGGGTCCTCCCCAATGTCAAGGGCCTTCCTGCTTACAACACGATAGATTTGGGTCAATACTTCTGTGAATGCATCCTCAACATTCAAGGACTCAAGCGCAGATGTTTCCATGAAAAAGGTGTTCTCTCGTTCAGCAAAAGATTTGGCATCTTCAGTTGAAACTGCTCTCAAGTGACGCAAGTCAGCCTTGTTTCCAACAAGCATGATCACGATGTTGGCATCTGTGTGATCCCTAAGCTCCTTCAGCCATCTTTCCACATTTTCAAATGTAACATGGCGGGTAACGTCATAGACTAGCAAAGCACCAACAGCACCTCGATAGTATGCACTTGTGATTGCACGATACCTTTATAAATGGAAACATTAAATGAGATTATGTTTCTGAGAATAAAGAATCAGCACAGGGCACACTGGGGCTGGCCAGGATCCCAATCCTCAGCCCCACAACATCCCTGCCCCATAAAATTAGTAACAAGTCACATAGTTAAAGCCATCCAActcaaataatgataaaattcaaacacaaCAGAAAAGCATATAGTATTTGTTATTAGGGCCTTGAAATTTCCCACTGCATGCCTATCTCTACTAAAAACATCATAATTCGAGGCAAAATTATAGGTTCTAATTTCTTACCGTTTAGGCTATACTTTTACTAAGGATGGTGTCTATAGGTTAATAgaactttatatttttatatttaagtatAAAGTTGAAGGAATAAGGTGCTAAGAAGATGAGAAACTGTAGGGTCTTCAGAAGTGT includes the following:
- the LOC107411105 gene encoding transcription factor VOZ1, coding for MGKGSKSNCKSASHKLFKDKAKNRVDDLQSMFMDLQFARKESRTSDAAVLEEQVHQMLREWKAELNDPSPASSLQQAGSLGSFSSDICRLLQLCEEEDDATSPLAAPKPEPNDQGFQVGESVVFNNEGFSMNQVQQEHDFPLVECKNSTSGVGNVAVHNMEGANSLDFQQFDMHQDFGNHYYTGFSGTGLCAEDGLPHISSYLPSMCPPPSAFLGPKCALWDCPRPAQGLDWCQDYCSSFHAGLALNEGPPGMGPVLRPGGIGLKDALLFAALGAKAQGKDVGIPECEGAATAKSPWNAPELFDLSVLDGETIREWLFFDKPRRAFESGNRKQRSLPDYNGRGWHESRKQVMNEHGGLKRSYYMDPQPLSNFEWHLYEYEINKCDACALYRLELKLADGKKGSKGKITNDSVADLQKQMGRLSAEFPAENKRSVKGRTKVNAKVGAENVYSAPNRVGAANGMYDTGLGASYDYYVENIGEYYLT
- the LOC107411090 gene encoding uncharacterized protein LOC107411090 isoform X2 is translated as MAVVYISLQTPLLPFRPPHCSHFPKSRTIFPILPLTNPRNLLPLLARSSPKAVPTTEQEVLRAVAESDDNSLPILRTYENDLARLTLVGAADFEQALTAAAADGGQAASEHIDSGMPAMVVETVYPGPSDQHSTVSTRLFLPATKVKEKASKLRSSIAEDILSSTPSRNILAMTFRQVVLQQLWDFEIVIFRPGTERNMDDLENPREVTASFTLSSSDERVFSALAEAVCISALQSTERNFLHNYLGKASSGLFNWFQKTRRIASSDSSVIIYDIFEDRIIENAKILLEDFNLTKEHFVPQRNKPKFYSWTPSAHSKLEKIGGPDFSAWTSEYIPAYRLQIDADRLRNVKFEGWRKSAQNRWEVLLTHSQMVGLADIVDMYYEDIYTLPNKELACGVIANFTNLSNKKRSSILLKMLSVTLASGIFLIAISALGQICLPQLHKFGKQTGEYRPLPSSDVDGSLHESLNTAELEAFCTSVVKRIKDALGWSGEIIAESNVGVWTGKLPSYLRMVVEDNSSNEDISTISSSSENIDAEMKTSAQDIATYQVVLSADGKIIGFQPMSRVAVNQWAANPLAAELYGGKKLSPGLIERSLKVPQPRDIVVIELLMSVKPDGYFALARPVR
- the LOC107411090 gene encoding uncharacterized protein LOC107411090 isoform X1 gives rise to the protein MAVVYISLQTPLLPFRPPHCSHFPKSRTIFPILPLTNPRNLLPLLARSSPKAVPTTEQEVLRAVAESDDNSLPILRTYENDLARLTLVGAADFEQALTAAAADGGQAASEHIDSGMPAMVVETVYPGPSDQHSTVSTRLFLPATKVKEKASKLRSSIAEDILSSTPSRNILAMTFRQVVLQQLWDFEIVIFRPGTERNMDDLENPREQVTASFTLSSSDERVFSALAEAVCISALQSTERNFLHNYLGKASSGLFNWFQKTRRIASSDSSVIIYDIFEDRIIENAKILLEDFNLTKEHFVPQRNKPKFYSWTPSAHSKLEKIGGPDFSAWTSEYIPAYRLQIDADRLRNVKFEGWRKSAQNRWEVLLTHSQMVGLADIVDMYYEDIYTLPNKELACGVIANFTNLSNKKRSSILLKMLSVTLASGIFLIAISALGQICLPQLHKFGKQTGEYRPLPSSDVDGSLHESLNTAELEAFCTSVVKRIKDALGWSGEIIAESNVGVWTGKLPSYLRMVVEDNSSNEDISTISSSSENIDAEMKTSAQDIATYQVVLSADGKIIGFQPMSRVAVNQWAANPLAAELYGGKKLSPGLIERSLKVPQPRDIVVIELLMSVKPDGYFALARPVR
- the LOC107411117 gene encoding uncharacterized protein LOC107411117, with the protein product MSDPRNPNPPPTPSTSTSTKIPNKINNGHANANTSFNGQKVHFPNPPDPTNPDPATLREQWRFAIKQYSRWYAHAWGTAILAGVSFFALGWIIKGSNPLPSFRHDDNSSPSSSSSSSSSSSSSVDDTHKPHRS